CCCTGCCTAAGGCATGCACCCCTGCCTGTGCTCTGGCTCCCTTCTCAACCTGGGCTGGGTCTTGCTGGATCCTCATGACCCTGACAAAGACACCGTCCTGACTAGATACTTGCCTAACTAGCAACCTAGCCTGGCCCTGACCCAGCTTGGCATGGAACacccagggagggaggcctgatCTGCCATCCTCACTTCCACCCAAGCAGGCCTTGTGCCAGggccagacaaagccatggtccCAGCTGCTGCCCTCACAGTCTTTCTCGACAGTGCCACTCTGTTCCCAGCCTGGTATGGCATCATGATTTCATCTGAACTCCACTCCAAGCCAGGGCTGGCATTAACAATAGGACCTTTCCTCTTGAGGCCCTCCCTCAGGGCTCAGGGGCCCAGGGAGACACCGAGTGCCGGCCCCTCTCCGctggcagctcctgctccagctcttGAGGGTATGTAGCTTAAATGCCCCCAACTCAGACCTTGCAGGTTTTGAGGTAGTGGCAGTGATGTTCTGTGCCTTGGGGAGGGGGAACAGCTTGGCTGGAAAGTGACCAAGGTGGGTCCCTACAGGGTGGCATGGCAGCGAGCACAGACGTGGCGGGGCTGGAGGAGAGCTTCCGCAAGTTTGCCATCCATGGTGACCCCAAGGCCAGTGGGCAAGAGATGAACGGCAAGAACTGGGCCAAGCTCTGCAAGGACTGCAAGGTGACTGACGGAAAGGCTGTCACGGGGACTGATGTGGACATCGTCTTCTCCAAAGTCAAGTGAGCTCCCAGGCGATCCCTGCTTCTGATGTTCCCAGaaggtggggagttggggggctggAAGCAGGGAGCACATGGAGAAGGGGGAAACTCATGGTGTCCACATACCTGGCAGGGGGAAGTCTGCTCGGGTCATCAACTATGAGGAGTTCAAGAAGGCCCTGGAAGAGCTGGCAATCAAGCGATTCAAGGGGAAGAGCAAGGAGGAAGCCTTCGATGCCATCTGCCAGTTGGTAGCAGGCAAGGAACCAGCCAATGTGGGCGTCACTGTAAGTGCCCTGCTGGTCTCAGGGagacactggggggtgtggggaaTCTCAGCTaggggtgggaagggctgggatCCCTAACCAGGTGCTCCTGGGGGAACTCTGTCCAAACAGAAAGCAAAAACGGGGGGCGCTGTGGACCGGCTGACTGACACCAGCAAGTACACGGGCTCCCACAAGGAGCGCTTCGACGAGAGCGGCAAGGGCAAGGGCATTGCCGGGCGGCAGGACATCCTGGATGACAGTGGCTATGTGAGTGCCTACAAGAATGCTGGCACCTATGATACTAAGGTGAAGAAGTGAGGCCTGGGAAGGCCCCCCCGCATGGCTGCCCCGGCCAGAGGCTCAGGCCTGGGCCCAAGGGGCACGTGGAGCAAGAGAGCCCGGTCCCCTCCCTGCTGGACCTGCCATCCAGAgcttcctgcccagccccacaGGCCAGCCTACCAGGCCACTGACCCAGACTGCTCTGTgtccccttcctctttcctccatgACTTCTGTCCCTCTGGGGAGAGAGTCTGTGCCTATAGGCTCACCGCCCCAACCTAGCCCCGGGCATGGCTAACCCCTGACTGCTTGCCTCATATTTAAGCTGCTGCTCTGGCCAAGTGCCTAATTCTTACCCAGACCTCAATAAAGACACCTTTTGTATCAATATGGCCTGGTCAGGTATATGACAATGGGGATAATGACATTCACACCCCACTGACCCCTCGCATTCACTCCCCTGCCTCTCGCATTGCTGATCCTTCCActggtggccctgccccccaaaagACAAACACATCCCTTCCATCAGCACAGAGCGATGCTCCTTAGGGAAATCCAGAGCCTCTtgccccagccctgacccagaGTCCTAACATCACAACTTGCCTTCCTGCAGTTAGAGCCTCAGTCTCAGCCTCTCTGCTTTCACAGCAGGAGGAGGGATGAGACAGCAGATTTGACCTGGGCCAAGTGTTGGCAGGGGGCCCAGTGCCAGGCCTTGGTCTCAATCTGCTGACAGGCCCCCACTCCCGGGGGCTACCAAGGTGAGTCATTCTGGGTTCCAGCTTCAGAATATCAGAAAGTGCAGGAAGAACCTTAGGGGGTAGTCTACTTCCCtaattttacagctgaggaaactgaggctcagagaacaaAGGGGCTTCTGtggaggggtgtggggtgtgtgtgggggggtagaACCATGCCCAGCATGATCACCAAAAACGCGACTGGAtggccagggatagagcctggcACCCAACACCAGCCAGGGGAGCAGAGCATCCAACAGTGAAGGGGCCTCTTCCTTGCTGACTCCCTGTTCAACATCCCAggttgggaggagggtgggggcctcTCTGGTCCTCTCTAGCTCCTGGGAGTTTCTGGATTaaccttttcttctctctgagtTATAACAAGGCCAAGGCTTTGGGGCCAACTCTCCTCTTCCTGCTGACAAACAGGCTGGATGGGACTGAGTGCCTTCAGAGGAGAGGGCAGCTCCCAAGGGAGCTAGAAAAAAGGCTCAAAGGTCCTGCTAACATGACAAAGTAGTGCAACTGCTCATTCCCTCATCCCACAGACTATTCTGGGATGTTCCTGCCCCAGGCTCTATCGCTGGCTATCCAGTCCCATCCTTGAAGGATGGGAGTGGGGGATGTAGAGAAATAGTGTGGCTCAGGACAgggatgctggggagggaggtgggaatgaAAGGGTGGAGGGTCAACTCCTGGCCACGGGAGAGCCTAGCCTAACAGCTGACAGCTGTGGGCTCCTCCCCAATTGGCTGACCAGTCGCCTCGCACCGCTCAGGGAAGAGTTTCAGAGAGCTCTGCCTCTCCCACCGGTAAAAATGATTCCTCTAGCCTTGGGGAATTTGAATTGTACGCTTACTTACATGAGCATAATGGGAGTGAAAGCCAAAGCCTTCTGGCTTTCACTTGCTAAAATATCCTCTTAGTGAAAAGAATTGAACTGGATTGCAAATTGGTCCAGGCTATTAAGTGATTAAGTGAGTACCATCCAACCTGTAGGGGAGCAGCAGCTCAGCCCTCCTGTGCCTGGCAGTGTGGCTtcgagcagtggtcggcaaactcaataatcaacagagccaaatatcaacagtacgacgattgaaatttcttttgagagccaaagtttttaaacttaaactatataggtaggtacattgttattaacttaattagggtactcctaagctggcctttgctaaaaacgtcctcaatctgattgaggtacgttcgctgaggtcgaccccttccaacgctcccatccacactcgtcttgtatacttgtttcatccatctcctttccgaaaaccgacttctgcgcatgggccatgaaatttcaatcacactgtatgtgcgcgcccgcacgtggtattttgtggaagagccacactcaagggaccaaagagccgcatgtggctggtgagccgcggtttgctgaccactggcttagaggaggAACCTAGAGAGAGAATTGGCTGAGCCCTGAAACTCTGCCTTGTAGGAGTAAAGCCCCCTCTCCTGGAAAAGTGGTTGTGGAGCCTGAGGGAAATCAAGGCCCACCCAGAGCCAGGAAGACCCTTAAAGACCAACGGGCCGACCAGGAGAATCTGTGACAAGGCAGTGACTGACCGAACTGCCCTTCAACCCTTTAGTTATCACTGCTCCACCCTCCGTATCCCCCTCATGGTGGAGAGCTTTGGGTCCCCTTGCTAGGAAATCCACGTGGGCAAGAAAGCATGGTCAGGGTCATTCCAACCTGCATGCAGCTGGTGGGAAGGCCAAACCTGTCAGAGTGGCTCTGCCCTCCTTTGGGGCACAGCGCTGGCCGGGGGACTCGGCcctgtttccttctttctccccatAATGCCAGGCCTTGCGTGAGGAATTCCTCTCCACTATTTTCCAGTTGCTTCAGGAGATCTCCCCTCTCCATGTTGAGTTCAGACAGTCCCAACAATTCTTTGGCCCTTCCCTTGACACCTTTAATCCCTACCCTTGCCCTGTGGACCAAGTGCCACACAAGGCAAGTGAGAAACACAGTCAACTTCCCCAAATGTGGCCATCAACCCTAGAGAAGTGCCTGGCCTGGGGCATGGCCAGCCACCTGCAGTGGCATTAGAAAATATGGTGGAGGTGACTGTCTGGGGCAGGCATTGGATTGCAGTCCTTCGCCCTGTACACTCTCTGGCTACATTAGCTCTCTGGGCAATCCTGAAGCAGAAACACACCTAGAGCCACTTCCATCAtctcttcccattgatttttaaaatgccccACTGatcagaattaaaagaaaaattgtgcCTCTGTCTGAAATACAGAGTACTCATGAGTACAGTGCATGCTGAGCCCAAAGCTAACACCCAGAAGCTGCACCTCTGGTCTAGACTTCACaagccttttctctcttctctctagcTCCTTGCTGCCcgctacctcccccccccccccgccccccacccccacaatcaTCACTCCATTCTTCTTACAAAGACAGCTTCTCCAACACAAATCTACCACTCCGCTGCCTTCCCAGTGTAAAAGCCCCAAGGAGCCATGCAACCTCGCTCCTGCTTATTTCCTCTCAGCCCCTCAATTCCATGAACCATGTTCCTTCCCACTTCATGGCCTTTACACGTGCTGTTTCTCTCCGCAGCTCTCCCCATTGTTTCTGCTTTCGACCCTGTACTTTGCCTGGTAACCTTCTACTCATTCTTCAGGTCTCAGTTAAAAGAACATTTCTTCAGGGGACATTTTCTTGACACACCTCCCAGGCTTGGACTGCTCCCCCATTTATATACTCATGGCACCATGACCCACATCTTCCTTGCCCTACAATCCCTCTGGGGCTCCAGGCTCTTCCACTCTTGGCCTGAGAAGGCTCTGCATGTTACCATTCCACTCTTCTGCAGCTTCCACTCAAACAAGTCCTCAGTGATGCCTTCAGTTCCCCAGGgtatggatctctctctctctctctctctctctctctctctggctctgtcTCTTGCTTTTCAGGGCACCTTTAGGCTTTTGTTTAGACCTGTTTGGTATCAATGCCAAGCTTGGAGCTCTGTCACACCAGTTTGTGCTTTCCTCCCTGACTGAATCTCCAGGGCAGACACCAGATCTTGTTACCTTTTCACTAGGtggaagaaaactaaaaatatgttTGATGAACCAATCAATATGGATTCTCTGAAATTTCTTCTAACACAGAACACACCTGGTCATGTATGTTCTTGTTAAATGTCCTACCACACAGTTTCAAGTGACACTTGGGAAAAATGTCTAGTGTTTTTTCCTATTTGACATTTTCAACCAAATGTTTCTATGTGATATGATGCTAGGACTAAGTGCCAACTATTTCTGTGGGCAGAAGGAAAGAATGACTTGATGGGAGGagataagaagagaaataaagagaaggatCAATACAATGTAATCagaataagattttttttcttaatcttgtGGGTAAATACCACCACACTGGTGGAAACGACATTGAGAGTCCCCTGTGGCTGAAAGGGAAGCTGCAGAGAAGGTATTCAGTGCTAGCTAGCTCCATAAACTAGTCTCTGGGACCGAGTTGGAGACACTCTGTATTAGATACTGACCCGTGTCATGTGCCACTGGTGGGGAGGAAGACAGCGTGCTTTTCCCAAAGGGCGATGATCTCCCTAAGCGATGATTCTTCTCAGGAGGCAGGAGTGCTTTCCCAGAATAACCTTTTTGCTCTTTATTCAGCTGCTGCAGCAGATACTCATTAGTTACCACCAGGGATCTGAGGCACGGGGGAAAAGGCAGTTATGAAATCATAAAAGCAAAGTAGATGCCATTCAGACCTGTAATGTTTGCtaaagacaaatataaaatataaaaagtaacatCTTTAAATAGAAAGAACTGTGCAGTTTATGAGTGGGTTATTTTAAAGGCAGGCCAAcagtttctttcttcattatGATTCTGTTTATGTTCCAGACTGACTGTAGCAGGAACATAGTTCACATTTTATACAGTGATTGCTCTGTCCATTCCAAAGCACTTTCATGATGAGGTAAGTAGACGCACTGGGAGATTGGCACCTGACCAGGCCTCCAATTTCTATCTCCAAATTTTAACTTCTAATCTAACCTGCCTCTGCAGTTAACTAGTGGTACTGGTCATGGCTATACTTTTGGACTCTGAATTACCATGTAATGTTAAAAGCCATCACAgacaggccaaaaaaaaaaaaggtaaaaaatgatGCATGCACAATGCTATTCATTGCAGCACTGTTTATAACTATAAAATACTGCCAACCTAAATACCCATCAATAGAGGAATACTTAAACACACAATGGAGTcccagcctatataataaagataatatgctaattagactgaatagcagaacgaccatccggagGACCTttcggacgaagccggggctgtgaggagggctgcgagggccaagccccttgcacgaatttcgtgcatggggcctctaatacaactataaaaaggaatgagagcTACCTCTATACACCACTGTGAACTGATTGCTAAGATAAACTGTTAACGTATCATTATGCCTCTTTCTAATTACTAGAGTGCCCCTCTACACACTCACACCTACAGTGGAAGGctagtgggagggaaggagaggatagAGGAGACAGGAAAGGCAGCTAGATTTATCCAAATTTATCTCATTTTGTAGATTTGACTTTGGGACCGTGTAAATgtttttacataattataaaacaaaattaaatcaaaatacaataaaaatttccTGTGAATCAAAAGCAAATTGAAACAAATTGAACCTGTATATTGAATTGATGGCTTAAcacagagaaaaattattttcaagttactttaaaatatagcAATTTTACTGTACATCACTGAAGAAATGCACCCTattgttctcaaagtgtggccccagACCGCCCGAAACAGCATCACGTGGAAATTGATGAGAAATGAAAATTCTTGGTTCCCAgcccagacctgctgaatcagaaaccctgggggtggggcccagcaatcttCATGTAAACAAGTttttcaggtgattctgatgcagacCTGAGTTTGAGAATCGTGACTTTATGCTACTTGCTcaatttttgtatatgtttgaaataattgtaatgaaaagtttaaaaaaattaaaaagccaccCAGAATGGCCCTGGGTCTAATCCTGTGAATATGAAGTTATTCCAAGGAAAATCAGGAATTGAAGTTTGAGACGGAAGATGTGGGCATGGGattcttatatttaaatttcattgaaagtcctagtaaaggtGTTTGTCAAATCAAAATGTCCAGGGCTTCTCTAAATGTACCAACAGTCTTGAGGCCTCTTCTGATTTTCCAGCCTGCATCCTGAGGGTACTATTCTTTGAAGAGGCAGATGCTACTGAGCTCTTCCAAAGAAAACACAGACATTGGATTCTTTCTCTATTATTCTGAGTGCTCAGCGTACTTTCTGTGACCAATAGCAGGCAGGTATTTTCCAGAAGAGCCAGATGACTGATTTTGGGGGGTACATAGTGACAAAAAAATGCTAGCTGACTCAAACAAGGGTCCTGTAGGATCTAAAGAGAAACTACTTAGTACTGAGGTGGTACAATCCACCGATTCCAGCGAAGACAGTTAGTCCCTGGTGTGTCCTGAAGAAGAGCACTTTGAACACTGAGCTAACTGGCCTAGAAACAAGTGGTTTACATGTAACATGGAGTTAATTTGAAAAGCATATAGATATTAACTTGCCAGTAAAACAAAGGAGATAAAGGAAAGTAAGCACCTGCTTTTCGAAGCCCGCTAGACCCGCTCCTACCTCTGACTTTCATGGAGAAGGGCCACTGTCTCCTCCAGCTTTTTCAGCTGGGAAAGCTCCTGGTTCAGGCAAG
This is a stretch of genomic DNA from Myotis daubentonii chromosome 15, mMyoDau2.1, whole genome shotgun sequence. It encodes these proteins:
- the TPPP3 gene encoding tubulin polymerization-promoting protein family member 3: MAASTDVAGLEESFRKFAIHGDPKASGQEMNGKNWAKLCKDCKVTDGKAVTGTDVDIVFSKVKGKSARVINYEEFKKALEELAIKRFKGKSKEEAFDAICQLVAGKEPANVGVTKAKTGGAVDRLTDTSKYTGSHKERFDESGKGKGIAGRQDILDDSGYVSAYKNAGTYDTKVKK